The Rhodocytophaga rosea genome has a segment encoding these proteins:
- a CDS encoding tetratricopeptide repeat protein → MKIYLFTLLILMYYVLATIVLRPLLPDHISILKPYGLLGNSQRTKSVKTGLPGNWPPPVDKSSLCGSPEVLTAALLDTTQTRTDLLDNLGDLQHTINTRSVQAQAFFNQGLRLIYGFNHYEAYRSFVESARLDSTCAMSYWGQALAMAPNINSPIDKERSQTGYKAIQKALSLKKKATKAEQAYIEAMANRFSAQPDIVQSKLDSAYALAMGKLATKYLNDPDAGTLYADALMNRMPWDYWTKDGQPRPGIEQAISHLERVIKQYPNHPGAHHLYIHVVEASNNPDRGVRSADRLGTLMPGAGHLVHMPSHIYLRVGRYTDAVESNLKAIEIDESYLAQSQVTGRYSMAYYPHNIHFAWAGAVMDGNSKLAIAMARKTSSRANRENMAAHSFLQVFYSLPVYTNIRFGKWNEILTEPYPGKELLHASAMWHYGRGLAFTAKGKLDLAAKELSALDSLSKDSLANQDYVTSQMIAIAIKNVGGEIAARQKNYPEAINLLKEGVRLEDDLKYDEPRTWPQPLRHTLGLYYWKRDCLRKQKPYT, encoded by the coding sequence ATGAAAATCTATCTGTTTACTCTACTAATTTTGATGTATTATGTTCTGGCTACTATAGTGCTACGGCCTTTGCTGCCAGATCATATTTCTATTCTAAAGCCATATGGTCTTTTAGGTAATTCACAGCGTACGAAAAGTGTGAAGACTGGCTTGCCTGGAAACTGGCCCCCGCCTGTAGATAAATCCTCTCTATGTGGATCTCCGGAAGTTTTAACTGCTGCCTTGCTTGATACTACGCAAACCAGGACTGACCTGCTAGATAATCTTGGTGATCTACAGCATACGATTAACACCCGTTCTGTGCAGGCACAGGCTTTTTTCAACCAGGGATTACGTCTGATCTATGGATTTAATCATTACGAAGCCTACCGTTCTTTTGTAGAATCCGCCAGATTAGATTCTACCTGTGCGATGTCATATTGGGGACAAGCGCTTGCCATGGCTCCTAATATTAATTCACCCATCGACAAGGAACGGAGCCAGACTGGATACAAGGCTATTCAAAAAGCATTATCCTTAAAAAAGAAAGCAACAAAGGCTGAACAGGCGTATATTGAAGCAATGGCCAACCGGTTTTCTGCACAGCCAGATATCGTCCAAAGTAAGTTAGATTCTGCATATGCGCTGGCTATGGGTAAACTGGCTACCAAATACCTCAATGATCCGGATGCAGGTACACTTTATGCTGATGCCCTGATGAACCGGATGCCATGGGATTACTGGACAAAAGATGGACAACCCAGGCCAGGCATTGAACAGGCCATTTCCCATCTGGAACGAGTGATCAAACAATATCCGAATCATCCGGGCGCACATCATTTGTATATTCATGTAGTAGAAGCCTCCAATAATCCTGATCGGGGGGTGAGGAGTGCCGACAGACTGGGTACTTTAATGCCTGGAGCCGGACATCTGGTGCATATGCCATCTCATATTTATTTGCGGGTAGGCCGCTATACCGATGCCGTAGAAAGCAACCTGAAGGCGATTGAAATAGATGAATCTTACCTGGCACAGAGCCAGGTTACAGGGAGATATTCTATGGCTTATTATCCACATAATATTCACTTTGCCTGGGCAGGTGCTGTAATGGATGGCAACAGTAAACTGGCGATTGCCATGGCCCGCAAAACTTCTTCCAGAGCAAACCGGGAAAATATGGCTGCTCATTCCTTTTTGCAAGTATTTTATAGTCTACCTGTATATACCAATATACGTTTTGGCAAGTGGAATGAAATTCTGACAGAACCTTATCCGGGGAAAGAGTTGTTGCATGCCAGTGCTATGTGGCATTACGGAAGAGGTCTGGCTTTTACAGCGAAAGGGAAACTTGATCTGGCGGCAAAAGAGCTTTCAGCACTGGATTCCTTAAGTAAAGATTCTCTGGCTAATCAAGATTATGTTACTTCCCAGATGATAGCTATTGCCATTAAAAATGTGGGTGGAGAAATAGCCGCCAGACAGAAAAATTATCCGGAAGCCATTAACCTGCTCAAGGAAGGTGTCCGTCTGGAAGATGATTTAAAGTATGATGAACCCCGGACATGGCCACAGCCACTCCGGCATACGCTGGGGCTGTATTACTGGAAGCGGGATTGCCTCAGGAAGCAGAAACCGTATACCTGA
- the glgX gene encoding glycogen debranching protein GlgX has protein sequence MLTQASKKKKFSKKDNKLNIWIGKPYPLGATWDGDGVNFALFAENATKVELCLFHSPQDEYEFTRIRMPEQTDHVWHCYIPGLKPGQLYGYRVYGPYHPEAGLRFNPNKLLLDPYAKAISGRINWSDAMFGYPVNLEDENRHLLMDTTDSAPGMNRSVVTDGAFDWGNDKSPNIPLNESVIYEVHVKGFTATHPGIAPEIRGTYAALATPEIIDYLKSLGVTAVELLPVHHFVHDKVLVDKGLVNYWGYNTIGFFAPHAQYSSMGKLGQQVLEFKAMVKTLHKAGIEVILDVVYNHTAEGNHFGPTLSFKGVDNQAYYRLVNGTPQYYMDYTGTGNTVNMLHPRTLQLVMDSLRYWILEMHVDGFRFDLASTLARGLHEVGKLSTFLDTIHQDPVISQVKLIAEPWDIGEGGYQVGNFPVLWAEWNGKYRDCVRKFWKGDDTGVAELAYRLSGSSDLYQHNGRLPGSSINFVTAHDGFTLHDLVSYNEKHNHANGEGNNDGESHNNSWNCGTEGPTDDQEILILREKQKRNFLATLFLSQGVPMLLSGDEYGRTQFGNNNVYCQDNETSWFNWDWTPEQQDLFEFTSLMIKLRKEHPVLHRRKFFHGREIQGTNIRDIRWMRSDGKDMTRKEWHTSHTRCLGMVLNGQVMSEFDERGRRIKDDVFLVLVNSYWEPIPFTVPARPLNSSWEVLVDTHRNVKEGEGDIIAFREAYELQPRSLVLMRQIRPEKNVQTHTLNGKAKKPKKTLKK, from the coding sequence ATGCTTACGCAAGCTTCTAAGAAGAAAAAATTCTCTAAAAAAGACAATAAGTTAAATATATGGATCGGCAAACCATACCCGCTTGGGGCTACCTGGGACGGCGATGGGGTGAATTTTGCCTTATTCGCTGAGAATGCTACCAAGGTAGAATTATGCCTGTTCCATTCTCCACAAGACGAATACGAATTTACCCGGATACGGATGCCGGAACAAACCGATCATGTATGGCATTGTTATATTCCGGGCTTAAAACCCGGCCAGTTATATGGCTATCGGGTATATGGTCCTTATCATCCGGAAGCTGGCTTACGTTTCAATCCGAATAAATTGCTTCTAGATCCCTATGCAAAAGCGATCAGCGGACGTATTAACTGGAGTGATGCCATGTTTGGCTATCCTGTAAACCTGGAGGATGAAAACAGGCATTTGCTGATGGATACCACTGACAGTGCACCAGGAATGAACCGCTCGGTGGTAACGGATGGCGCTTTCGACTGGGGCAACGACAAAAGTCCGAATATTCCGCTCAATGAATCGGTGATTTATGAAGTTCATGTAAAAGGATTTACTGCTACCCATCCTGGTATTGCACCTGAAATAAGAGGCACTTATGCGGCGCTGGCAACACCCGAAATTATAGACTATCTGAAAAGCCTGGGCGTTACAGCCGTAGAACTGCTACCAGTCCACCATTTTGTACACGACAAAGTACTGGTAGACAAAGGTCTGGTTAATTACTGGGGATACAATACCATCGGTTTTTTCGCACCGCATGCTCAATATTCCTCTATGGGAAAACTGGGACAGCAGGTACTGGAATTCAAGGCAATGGTAAAAACCCTGCACAAAGCCGGCATTGAGGTTATTCTCGATGTAGTGTATAACCATACGGCCGAAGGAAATCATTTCGGACCTACCCTATCTTTCAAAGGAGTGGATAACCAGGCCTATTACCGGCTGGTGAACGGCACTCCGCAATATTACATGGATTATACAGGCACCGGCAATACGGTAAATATGCTGCACCCACGCACGCTACAACTGGTGATGGACAGCCTGCGCTACTGGATTTTAGAAATGCATGTGGATGGTTTCCGGTTTGATCTGGCTTCTACTCTGGCCCGCGGCTTACATGAAGTGGGAAAACTTTCCACGTTCCTGGATACGATACACCAGGACCCGGTTATTTCACAGGTGAAGCTGATTGCAGAACCCTGGGATATCGGCGAAGGTGGTTACCAGGTAGGTAATTTTCCGGTATTGTGGGCAGAATGGAATGGCAAATACCGCGATTGTGTACGTAAATTCTGGAAAGGCGACGACACAGGAGTAGCAGAACTTGCCTACCGCTTAAGTGGAAGCAGTGACTTATACCAGCACAATGGCCGCTTACCAGGTTCCAGCATTAATTTTGTAACAGCCCATGATGGGTTTACTTTACATGATCTGGTGAGTTATAATGAGAAGCATAACCACGCCAATGGCGAAGGCAATAATGATGGCGAAAGTCATAATAACAGCTGGAATTGCGGCACAGAAGGTCCCACAGACGACCAGGAAATACTTATCCTGCGGGAGAAACAAAAACGTAATTTTCTGGCTACTCTGTTTTTAAGTCAGGGTGTACCCATGCTGCTCAGCGGTGACGAATATGGCCGTACCCAGTTTGGGAATAATAATGTATACTGCCAGGATAATGAAACCAGCTGGTTTAACTGGGACTGGACACCCGAACAGCAGGATCTGTTTGAATTTACCAGCCTGATGATCAAACTCAGAAAAGAGCATCCGGTATTACACCGCCGTAAATTTTTTCATGGGCGTGAAATTCAGGGTACTAACATCAGAGATATTCGTTGGATGCGTTCGGACGGAAAAGACATGACCAGAAAAGAATGGCATACTTCTCATACCCGCTGCTTAGGAATGGTATTAAATGGCCAGGTAATGAGTGAGTTTGATGAAAGAGGCCGTAGAATTAAAGATGACGTATTTCTCGTTCTCGTGAACAGCTATTGGGAACCCATACCTTTTACTGTCCCCGCCCGTCCATTGAACTCTTCGTGGGAAGTACTGGTAGATACGCACCGGAACGTTAAGGAAGGCGAAGGAGATATTATTGCTTTCAGAGAAGCTTATGAATTACAACCTCGTTCTCTGGTACTCATGCGGCAGATTCGTCCTGAAAAAAATGTACAAACTCATACTTTGAACGGGAAGGCAAAGAAACCTAAAAAGACTCTTAAAAAATAA
- a CDS encoding tetratricopeptide repeat protein, which translates to MIRTKNLLSTMTVCVIVSLSGCTLPKMVKMSKDQQLTVTPNPLEVHGEEVKFDMSASLPVKMLKKKTTYTADIDYKAGEKKTDVGDLVFNAADYPNAKKEQPKAEKSFSFPYTDDMQRGNLVVTGTAAKGKKAKTTPEMVVAPGIITTSRLVKDPNLVAFAETGYNPNPEFEPTDVAFFFPQGSAQLQTSETRSKRGKFLDAFISEKNVTKTVTVTGTHSPEGAERVNSKLSENRAQAIEKYYRGKMRAFKYNNDTADSIEFVLKPVIEDWQMLKDTLSVTDIIEEDQKSQILSIIDGEGDFEQKEDQLHSLPSYRKLLGQVYPKLRTAQTEILTLMEKKPASELSALARQMAEGRGDTSLLRNNELAYAATLTPDLNEKRGIYEVSVKKSDSWQSHNDLGAVHLELAKKETDKAKMTQLVDMAITHLEMAKNKQETAEVYNNLAVAYTMKGMKNEAMEAVNKAAQQTGNEDVTKAINATKGIMQIRAAQYTEAINTLSQAGDSAVVLYNKGLAQVLAKQYDAAIATLNEASSKQADAWTYYVTAIAAARAKNESTMVESLKKAISADSSLRAKALEDLEFNAFANSETFKNAIK; encoded by the coding sequence ATGATTCGAACGAAAAATTTACTGTCAACAATGACCGTTTGTGTAATTGTCAGCCTTTCAGGCTGCACATTGCCTAAGATGGTGAAAATGTCAAAAGATCAGCAGTTAACGGTAACTCCAAATCCATTGGAAGTACATGGTGAAGAGGTTAAATTTGATATGTCTGCTTCCTTGCCTGTAAAAATGTTGAAAAAGAAAACTACGTATACAGCAGATATTGATTATAAAGCCGGAGAAAAAAAGACTGATGTAGGTGACCTGGTTTTTAATGCAGCAGATTATCCGAATGCTAAAAAAGAGCAGCCTAAAGCAGAAAAAAGCTTTAGCTTCCCTTATACTGATGATATGCAGAGAGGAAACCTGGTAGTAACCGGTACGGCTGCTAAAGGTAAAAAAGCCAAAACTACTCCCGAAATGGTGGTAGCTCCTGGTATTATTACTACTTCCCGCCTGGTAAAAGATCCTAACCTGGTGGCTTTTGCTGAAACAGGTTACAATCCAAATCCGGAATTTGAACCAACAGATGTAGCTTTCTTCTTCCCTCAGGGTAGTGCTCAGTTACAAACCAGCGAAACCAGAAGCAAAAGAGGTAAATTCCTGGATGCTTTCATTTCTGAGAAAAACGTAACTAAAACAGTAACTGTTACTGGTACTCACTCTCCGGAAGGCGCTGAACGTGTCAACTCTAAATTATCTGAAAACCGGGCACAGGCCATCGAAAAGTACTACCGTGGTAAAATGCGCGCTTTCAAATACAACAACGATACTGCTGATTCTATCGAATTTGTATTGAAACCAGTGATTGAAGACTGGCAAATGCTGAAAGATACCTTATCTGTTACTGATATCATTGAAGAAGATCAGAAATCTCAGATTCTTTCTATTATCGATGGAGAAGGTGATTTTGAGCAAAAAGAAGACCAGCTGCACAGCTTACCTTCTTACAGAAAATTACTAGGCCAGGTTTATCCTAAACTGAGAACAGCCCAAACTGAAATTCTGACCTTAATGGAGAAAAAACCAGCTTCTGAACTATCTGCACTGGCTCGCCAGATGGCTGAAGGAAGAGGAGATACTTCTCTATTGAGAAACAATGAACTGGCTTATGCAGCTACATTAACTCCTGATCTGAATGAGAAAAGAGGTATCTACGAGGTTTCTGTAAAGAAAAGCGATAGCTGGCAGTCACACAACGATTTAGGTGCTGTTCACCTGGAACTGGCTAAAAAAGAAACAGACAAAGCCAAAATGACTCAACTGGTAGATATGGCAATTACTCACCTGGAAATGGCTAAAAACAAGCAGGAAACAGCTGAAGTGTATAATAACCTGGCCGTAGCTTATACTATGAAAGGGATGAAAAACGAAGCGATGGAAGCGGTGAACAAAGCTGCTCAGCAAACTGGCAACGAAGATGTAACCAAAGCTATTAATGCTACAAAAGGTATCATGCAAATCAGAGCTGCTCAGTATACTGAAGCTATCAACACTTTATCGCAGGCTGGTGATTCTGCTGTAGTATTATACAACAAAGGTCTGGCTCAGGTACTTGCCAAACAATATGATGCTGCTATTGCTACCTTGAATGAAGCTTCCAGCAAACAAGCTGATGCCTGGACTTACTATGTAACAGCTATTGCTGCGGCCAGAGCTAAAAACGAAAGCACCATGGTTGAATCTCTGAAGAAAGCAATCAGTGCTGATAGCAGCCTAAGAGCTAAAGCTTTGGAAGACCTGGAATTTAATGCTTTTGCTAATTCTGAAACATTCAAGAATGCCATTAAGTAA
- a CDS encoding RNA polymerase sigma-70 factor, with product MLPEKAHIQSGMSYQERNEVETQLLMLRKTDETKFIELLFKQYYSPLCRTVNRMVNDTDAAEDLVQDVFMKMWNNRQTLEINFSFKSYLYRSAINAALNHLEKNKKNVALEDSNFIEPTSSEADEQLHYSEVQQRVQEATDALPPACKTIFVLSRHENMSYKEIAEALQISPKTVENQMGKALKHFREYLNVYIKHLFSIIL from the coding sequence TTGCTGCCGGAAAAGGCCCATATTCAATCAGGTATGTCTTATCAGGAAAGAAATGAAGTAGAAACCCAGCTGCTCATGCTTCGCAAAACGGATGAGACTAAATTCATTGAACTTTTATTTAAGCAGTATTATTCCCCTTTATGCCGCACAGTAAACCGGATGGTGAATGATACCGATGCTGCAGAAGACCTGGTGCAGGATGTATTTATGAAAATGTGGAACAACCGCCAGACACTGGAAATCAATTTCTCTTTCAAATCCTATCTCTACCGGTCTGCTATTAATGCAGCGCTGAATCATCTGGAAAAAAACAAGAAGAATGTGGCACTGGAAGATAGTAATTTTATAGAACCTACTTCCAGTGAAGCAGACGAGCAATTACACTATTCGGAAGTTCAGCAACGGGTACAGGAAGCGACCGATGCTTTACCGCCAGCCTGTAAAACCATTTTTGTGCTGAGCCGGCACGAAAATATGAGCTATAAAGAAATTGCCGAAGCCTTGCAGATTTCGCCTAAAACTGTAGAAAACCAGATGGGCAAAGCACTAAAACACTTCAGGGAATACCTGAATGTATATATAAAACACCTGTTTTCTATTATCTTGTAA
- a CDS encoding DUF4488 domain-containing protein translates to MRSFKLLSIVLIIITGFTFTKTPVLPEATQQASTLQGAWRLVSTDASSGKEPLTAVKIYSDNFFMVSYYDLSGKNFISSTGGTYSFKDGKYTETIEFNTAESLEVGNTINFSAAMKKQDLKLTDSRTKKEEVWMRIEEPANSPLAGAWRITGREQNGQISPMQQGPRKTIKILSGSRFQWAAFNTETKQFSGTGGGTYTAKDGNYTESIEFFSRDGNRVGSSLTFKYEVKGNDWHHSGLSSTGNKIYEVWSKQ, encoded by the coding sequence ATGAGAAGTTTTAAATTATTATCCATTGTTTTGATTATTATTACCGGATTTACCTTTACCAAAACACCTGTTTTACCGGAAGCAACACAGCAAGCCAGCACACTACAAGGAGCCTGGCGGCTGGTTTCTACAGATGCCAGTTCAGGCAAAGAGCCACTTACAGCTGTAAAAATTTATTCAGATAATTTTTTTATGGTATCCTACTATGATTTGTCAGGGAAAAATTTTATTAGTTCTACCGGAGGTACCTATAGCTTTAAAGACGGTAAATACACTGAAACTATAGAATTTAACACAGCTGAATCATTAGAAGTAGGAAACACCATCAATTTTTCTGCAGCTATGAAAAAGCAGGATTTAAAACTTACCGATAGCCGTACTAAAAAAGAAGAAGTCTGGATGCGGATTGAGGAACCTGCCAACAGCCCTCTGGCCGGTGCCTGGCGTATTACAGGTAGGGAACAAAATGGACAGATATCTCCGATGCAGCAAGGTCCGAGAAAAACGATAAAAATATTATCAGGTTCCAGATTTCAGTGGGCAGCTTTTAATACAGAAACCAAACAATTCTCAGGCACTGGCGGAGGCACCTATACTGCAAAAGACGGGAATTATACCGAAAGCATTGAGTTTTTTTCCAGAGATGGAAACCGGGTTGGTTCAAGCCTTACTTTTAAATACGAGGTAAAAGGAAATGACTGGCATCATAGCGGATTGAGTTCAACCGGTAATAAAATATATGAAGTGTGGTCGAAGCAGTAA
- a CDS encoding T9SS type A sorting domain-containing protein, producing the protein MKYTLVFCFLLLAAAAHAQTVAVRQVASLPAVLSETSGLEASNANIIWSHNDSGGQPVLYGIDTLGNLVRSITITNATNVDWEEITRDDNGNIYIGDFGNNDNNRQNLRIYKIPDPLTFSGNSVLAEVINFTYADQTAFPPADAQKNFDMEAMVFFNDSLFLFSKNRTIPFDGFTRLYKLPATPGTFTASYVDRFSTGNEPLLSQITAADISQDKKKLVLLSYGNLYCFSDFQGSQFFKGQLTKLTFNGVTQKEGICFVDNCRVYISDEEAFGVGRKLYQLDICPLTTGLNRLLPQPDIRLGTPFPNPAAGQFIIPMSVPPGSKSVRLEMYNTIGEAIRNIPVPAAASKIIVPVTGLRSQTYFCRLYTDTGVSYPQKITVLP; encoded by the coding sequence ATGAAATATACACTTGTTTTTTGCTTTCTTTTGCTTGCTGCGGCCGCCCACGCACAAACGGTTGCGGTAAGGCAGGTGGCTAGTCTTCCTGCTGTATTAAGTGAGACATCTGGCTTGGAGGCTAGTAATGCGAACATAATATGGTCACATAATGATAGCGGTGGACAGCCAGTATTGTATGGAATAGATACCTTAGGCAATCTGGTTAGAAGTATTACCATCACCAATGCTACCAATGTTGACTGGGAGGAAATTACAAGGGACGATAATGGCAATATTTACATCGGGGATTTCGGCAACAATGACAATAACCGCCAGAATCTGCGGATTTATAAAATTCCAGACCCGCTTACATTCAGTGGGAATAGTGTACTAGCTGAGGTGATCAACTTTACCTATGCCGACCAGACCGCCTTTCCGCCTGCGGATGCCCAGAAGAATTTTGATATGGAGGCAATGGTGTTTTTTAACGATTCCTTGTTCTTATTTTCTAAAAACCGGACGATACCTTTCGATGGATTTACCAGATTGTATAAACTGCCTGCTACCCCTGGAACCTTCACGGCAAGTTATGTAGACCGGTTTTCTACCGGAAACGAACCCCTATTGAGTCAGATCACAGCTGCTGATATAAGCCAGGATAAAAAAAAGCTGGTATTGCTTTCATATGGCAATTTGTATTGCTTTTCTGATTTTCAGGGTTCTCAATTCTTCAAGGGACAACTTACCAAGCTTACTTTTAATGGCGTTACCCAGAAAGAGGGAATATGTTTTGTAGATAATTGCCGTGTGTATATTAGTGATGAAGAAGCTTTTGGTGTAGGCCGTAAATTATACCAGCTCGATATTTGTCCGCTTACCACTGGTTTAAACAGATTATTACCCCAGCCTGATATTCGCCTGGGTACTCCTTTTCCTAATCCCGCAGCCGGGCAATTTATTATTCCCATGAGTGTTCCACCAGGAAGTAAATCCGTTCGTCTGGAAATGTACAACACAATAGGTGAGGCCATACGGAACATACCAGTGCCTGCTGCTGCCAGTAAGATAATCGTACCAGTGACAGGGCTTCGTTCTCAGACCTATTTTTGCCGCCTATATACAGATACAGGGGTAAGCTATCCTCAGAAAATCACAGTGCTTCCATAA
- a CDS encoding PspC domain-containing protein codes for MHKIQSFFENQAFGVCTRLGEKLGISICSIRLFFIYSSFLTFGSPIIVYLSLAFIINMRKHLRRNSHPSVWEF; via the coding sequence ATGCATAAAATTCAATCATTTTTCGAAAACCAGGCATTTGGGGTATGTACTCGACTGGGCGAAAAGTTAGGAATTTCGATCTGCAGCATTCGTTTATTTTTTATTTATAGCTCCTTTCTAACGTTCGGCTCCCCAATTATTGTATATCTGTCCCTGGCTTTTATTATAAATATGCGAAAACACCTTCGCCGCAATAGTCATCCTTCTGTCTGGGAATTTTAA
- a CDS encoding M2 family metallopeptidase, whose protein sequence is MMKKVAVCILLGIILLSCSTQPTDKQEENSLTTEVQQYLDAYTRQFVDLYYKSSLAQWETNTHIVEGDTTNAYQTQLTSEALAAFTGSKENIEKARQYLAQSNKLDSIQVRQLRTILYAAANNPATVSDVVKKRIKAETAQTEKLFGYNFTLNGKPVTTNDIDEILKDEKNITRRLNAWTASKEVGKNLKTGLTELQQLRNKTVQALGYKDYFSYQVSEYGIDVPEMMKINKKLIQDVWPLYRELHTYARYELAKKYGQTQVPDMLPAHWVPNRWGQDWSGMVEVEGIDLDGVLASKGPEWLVKQAERFYISLGFDSLPKSFYEKSSLYPAPVEAKYKKNNHASAWHMDLQQDVRSLMSVIPNSEWYETTHHELGHVYYYMSYTNPGVPPLLRSGANRAFHEAVGSMMGLAAMQKPFLANLQLIKPETKTDETQELLKEALNYIVFIPFSAGVMTEFEHDLYVNNLPADQYNKRWWELTAKYQGMIPPSPRGEEYCDAASKTHINDDAAQYYDYALSYALLFQLHDHIATHILKQNPKATNYYGSKPTGDFLKQILSPGASRDWRELLKESTGKELNAEAMLNYFQPLMVYLKEVNKGRKYTLSENI, encoded by the coding sequence ATGATGAAAAAAGTAGCTGTCTGTATTTTGCTGGGTATAATTTTATTATCCTGTTCTACGCAACCCACAGATAAACAGGAAGAAAATTCCCTTACCACTGAAGTTCAGCAATACCTTGATGCTTACACCAGGCAATTTGTAGACCTGTATTATAAATCTTCACTAGCACAATGGGAAACGAATACGCACATCGTAGAGGGAGATACCACAAATGCTTACCAGACACAACTCACCAGCGAAGCCCTGGCCGCTTTTACCGGAAGCAAAGAAAATATTGAAAAAGCAAGGCAATACCTGGCACAAAGCAATAAACTAGATTCTATTCAGGTAAGGCAGTTACGTACCATTTTGTATGCGGCAGCCAATAATCCGGCTACGGTTTCGGATGTGGTAAAAAAAAGGATCAAAGCGGAAACCGCCCAGACAGAAAAACTTTTCGGATATAATTTTACGCTCAATGGAAAACCAGTCACTACCAACGACATTGATGAGATTCTGAAAGACGAAAAGAATATAACCAGGCGTTTGAATGCCTGGACAGCCAGCAAAGAAGTAGGAAAAAACCTCAAAACCGGCCTTACCGAGTTACAACAATTAAGAAACAAGACCGTACAGGCACTCGGCTATAAAGATTATTTCTCCTACCAGGTTTCTGAATACGGGATAGATGTTCCGGAGATGATGAAGATCAACAAAAAACTCATTCAGGATGTATGGCCATTATACCGGGAATTGCATACTTATGCCAGGTATGAACTCGCTAAAAAATATGGACAAACTCAAGTTCCTGATATGTTGCCCGCTCACTGGGTACCTAACCGCTGGGGGCAAGACTGGTCTGGTATGGTGGAGGTAGAAGGTATAGATTTAGATGGCGTACTGGCCAGTAAAGGTCCGGAATGGCTGGTAAAACAAGCCGAAAGGTTTTATATCAGTCTAGGGTTTGATTCGCTTCCCAAATCCTTTTATGAAAAGTCAAGTTTGTATCCGGCTCCGGTGGAAGCAAAATATAAGAAAAATAACCATGCTTCGGCCTGGCATATGGATTTGCAACAGGATGTAAGAAGTTTGATGAGCGTAATTCCAAATTCCGAATGGTACGAAACCACCCATCATGAACTAGGACATGTATATTATTATATGAGTTATACCAATCCGGGAGTGCCGCCTTTGTTGCGTTCTGGTGCCAACAGGGCTTTTCATGAAGCGGTGGGAAGTATGATGGGACTGGCTGCCATGCAAAAACCTTTTCTGGCGAATCTGCAGTTAATTAAGCCGGAAACCAAAACCGACGAAACCCAGGAACTCTTGAAAGAAGCGCTCAATTATATTGTGTTTATTCCTTTTTCTGCCGGCGTAATGACGGAATTTGAGCACGATCTGTATGTAAACAATCTGCCTGCTGACCAATATAATAAACGCTGGTGGGAACTGACGGCCAAATACCAGGGAATGATACCTCCTTCGCCACGAGGAGAAGAGTACTGTGATGCAGCATCCAAAACTCACATAAATGATGATGCAGCCCAGTATTATGATTATGCCTTATCCTATGCGCTGCTGTTTCAGTTACACGATCATATTGCTACCCATATTCTCAAACAAAATCCCAAAGCCACCAATTATTATGGCAGCAAACCAACAGGAGATTTCTTAAAGCAAATTCTTTCGCCGGGTGCCAGCCGTGACTGGAGAGAACTCTTGAAAGAATCTACCGGAAAAGAGTTGAATGCGGAAGCCATGCTCAATTATTTTCAACCCCTCATGGTGTATCTGAAAGAAGTAAATAAAGGTCGGAAATATACCTTGTCTGAAAACATCTGA